In Xiphophorus maculatus strain JP 163 A chromosome 18, X_maculatus-5.0-male, whole genome shotgun sequence, a single genomic region encodes these proteins:
- the LOC102220284 gene encoding anoctamin-7-like isoform X3, which translates to MKSRGDKIEDSSTLIAMETTSEINYGSTTKKAVTQDRNVFSDGKTRIDFVLVWEELRGANENDTGNSATQKKWREQFLSRLRQVGLLQEQRVVSQVRRKIHFVLLSAPWNVLCYYAEEISLRAPLQVVTIPITNWSERFLSKLSLSSPLSQNVPNQPPDYYTCQFRTNKLERFLGSDNKETFFKTTQRHKVLYEILARTPYGSVNRGEVGIDRLISEEVFTAAYPLHEGDYRMPDDPVPLKSLGLRQILHEYWSKWSCWRCYQPLDHIREYFGEKIALYFAWIGFYTAWLLPASLIGTLVFLLGFVLVSSDVPAKELCESKDSFIMCPLCDICSTWNYSSICFTYKAGLLFDNWGTVFLSFFMSLWAVTFLEYWKRTCSTLSHRWDCTDLEDIEECPRPEFSAMAPMTTRNPITGAEEPYFPENKRFRRTVTGCMVIIIMVAVVLMFLIAIILYRTIISVVIYKTVRTNSFFGISAVTIASLSGSVLNLLVILMLSKIYTTLADILTRWEMHRTQTKYEDMFILKVFIFQFVNFYSTPVYIAFFKGRFVGYPGMYKTLFGIRNEDCGVGGCLIDLAQELLIIMVGKQIINNIEEFVSPKVKVWWQRNKMHPLLTNKAQTMMNVSPWEADYDLLVCEGLFVLQFGFITIFVAACPLAPLFALMNNWVEIRLDAQKFVTQYRRPVVERAQNIGIWFPILQFITHIAVISNAFLIAFTSSFVPRLYYRYTRNNTLSGFVNFTLSTAPESYIQQHHNISCRYRGIKDEKGDHLPEFYELLVIRLSCVIIFEHVVFFIHRLIDLIVPDIPEDVELKMKREHYMAKQALAENKALGKTSIANDKDVVSGDMHHRGSRGLIQWNDSQSPSLKKVPKKRKSIMQLQT; encoded by the exons AAAGCAGTGACTCAGGACAGGAACGTGTTCAGCGACGGAAAGACTCGAATTG ATTTTGTCCTGGTGTGGGAGGAGCTTCGGGGTGCTAATGAGAACGACACAGGTAATAGCGCCACCCAGAAAAAGTGGAGGGAACAGTTTCTGAGCAGACTGAGACAAGTAggcctgctgcaggagcag AGGGTGGTCTCCCAGGTCAGGAGGAAGATCCACTTTGTCCTCCTCAGCGCCCCCTGGAATGTCCTCTGTTACTACGCTGAGGAGATCAGTCTCAGAGCGCCCCTCCAG GTGGTCACCATTCCAATCACTAACTGGTCCGAAAGATTCCTGTCCAAGCTATCCCTCTCCAGTCCACTGTCCCAGAACGTCCCCAACCAACCACCTGACTACTACACCTGTCAGTTCAGGACCAACAAGCTGGAGAG GTTCCTGGGAAGTGACAACAAAGAGACGTTCTTTAAGACCACCCAGAGACACAAAGTG ctgTATGAGATCCTGGCCAGAACTCCGTACGGTTCTGTGAACCGGGGCGAGGTGGGCATCGACCGGCTGATCAGTGAGGAAGTCTTCACGGCAGCGTACCCACTGCACGAG GGGGACTACAGGATGCCGGACGACCCAGTGCCCCTAAAGTCTTTAGGACTGAGGCAGATCCTGCATGAGTACTGGTCCAAGTGGTCCTGCTGGAGATGCTACCAACCTCTGGACCACATAAGGGAATATTTTGGGGAAAAGATAGCTCTCTACTTTGCATGGATCG GTTTCTACACTGCCTGGCTGCTGCCTGCTTCTCTGATTGGGACTCTGGTCTTCCTGTTGGGTTTTGTGCTTGTGTCCTCCGATGTCCCAGC GAAGGAGCTGTGCGAGAGCAAAGACTCTTTCATCATGTGTCCTCTCTGCGACATCTGCTCCACCTGGAACTATTCCAGCATCTGCTTCACCTATAAG GCGGGTCTCCTGTTTGACAACTGGGGGACAGTGTTTCTCAGCTTCTTCATGTCTTTGTGGGCCGTCACCTTCCTGGAGTACTGGAAGAGAACTTGTTCAACTCTTTCCCACCGCTGGGACTGCACCGACTTGGAGGACATTGAG GAGTGTCCACGTCCAGAGTTCTCGGCCATGGCGCCGATGACCACGAGGAACCCGATCACTGGGGCCGAGGAACCTTACTTTCCTGAGAATAAACGCTTCCGCAGAACTGTGACTGGATGCATGGTCATCATTATCATG GTTGCAGTGGTCCTGATGTTCCTCATTGCCATTATTTTGTATCGAACCATCATCAGTGTCGTCATCTACAAGACAGTTAGAACTAACAGTTTCTTCGGCATATCT GCTGTGACGATAGCCAGCCTCTCAGGGTCAGTGTTGAACCTGCTTGTTATCCTCATGCTGTCCAAGATTTACACCACGCTGGCCGACATCCTCACACGCTGGG AGATGCATCGCACTCAAACCAAATATGAAGACATGTTCATCCTCAAAGTTTTCATATTCCAGTTTGTGAACTTCTACTCAACTCCAGTCTACATCGCCTTCTTCAAAGGCAg GTTCGTTGGTTACCCTGGAATGTACAAAACTCTGTTTGGAATTCGCAATGAAGAT TGTGGAGTCGGCGGGTGTCTTATTGACCTGGCTCAGGAGCTGCTGATCATCATGGTGGGAAAACAGATCATCAACAACATCGAGGAGTTCGTCTCCCC GAAGGTTAAGGTGTGgtggcagagaaacaaaatgcatcCTCTCCTGACGAACAAGGCTCAGACGATGATGAACGTTTCTCCTTGGGAGGCAGATTACGACCTGCTGGTCTGTGAGGGACTCTTCG TGCTTCAGTTTGGTTTCATCACCATCTTTGTGGCGGCGTGTCCTCTCGCTCCTCTCTTCGCTCTCATGAACAACTGGGTGGAAATCCGTTTGGACGCTCAGAAGTTTGTGACTCAATACCGCCGCCCGGTGGTGGAGCGAGCTCAGAACATCGGCATCTGGTTTCCCATCCTGCAGTTCATCACACACATAGCCGTCATCAGCAAC GCTTTTCTCATTGCCTTCACCTCGTCCTTTGTGCCTCGGCTGTACTACCGTTACACCAGAAACAACACCCTGAGCGGCTTCGTTAACTTCACCCTGTCAACAGCCCCAGAGAGCTACATCCAGCAGCACCACAACATCTCCTGCAG GTATCGAGGTATCAAGGATGAGAAAGGTGACCACCTGCCGGAGTTCTATGAACTCCTTGTTATACGACTTAGCTGTGTCATCATCTTTGAG CATGTGGTCTTTTTCATCCACCGACTAATCGACTTGATAGTTCCTGACATCCCTGAAGACGTGGAGCTTAAGATGAAGAGGGAGCACTACATGGCTAAACAGGCGCTGGCTGAGAATAAG GCTTTAGGGAAAACCTCTATTGCAAACGATAAGGACGTTGTGTCAGGCGACATGCATCATCGTGGATCCAGAGGCCTAATACAATGGAATGACAGTCAATCACCAAGTCTGAAGAAGGTCCCAAAAAAACGGAAATCCATCATGCAGCTGCAGACCTGA
- the LOC102220284 gene encoding anoctamin-7-like isoform X1, with protein sequence MKSRGDKIEDSSTLIAMETTSEINYGSTTKKAVTQDRNVFSDGKTRIDFVLVWEELRGANENDTGNSATQKKWREQFLSRLRQVGLLQEQRVVSQVRRKIHFVLLSAPWNVLCYYAEEISLRAPLQVVTIPITNWSERFLSKLSLSSPLSQNVPNQPPDYYTCQFRTNKLERFLGSDNKETFFKTTQRHKVLYEILARTPYGSVNRGEVGIDRLISEEVFTAAYPLHEGDYRMPDDPVPLKSLGLRQILHEYWSKWSCWRCYQPLDHIREYFGEKIALYFAWIGFYTAWLLPASLIGTLVFLLGFVLVSSDVPAKELCESKDSFIMCPLCDICSTWNYSSICFTYKAGLLFDNWGTVFLSFFMSLWAVTFLEYWKRTCSTLSHRWDCTDLEDIEECPRPEFSAMAPMTTRNPITGAEEPYFPENKRFRRTVTGCMVIIIMVAVVLMFLIAIILYRTIISVVIYKTVRTNSFFGISAVTIASLSGSVLNLLVILMLSKIYTTLADILTRWEMHRTQTKYEDMFILKVFIFQFVNFYSTPVYIAFFKGRFVGYPGMYKTLFGIRNEDCGVGGCLIDLAQELLIIMVGKQIINNIEEFVSPKVKVWWQRNKMHPLLTNKAQTMMNVSPWEADYDLLVCEGLFGEYLEMVLQFGFITIFVAACPLAPLFALMNNWVEIRLDAQKFVTQYRRPVVERAQNIGIWFPILQFITHIAVISNAFLIAFTSSFVPRLYYRYTRNNTLSGFVNFTLSTAPESYIQQHHNISCRYRGIKDEKGDHLPEFYELLVIRLSCVIIFEHVVFFIHRLIDLIVPDIPEDVELKMKREHYMAKQALAENKALGKTSIANDKDVVSGDMHHRGSRGLIQWNDSQSPSLKKVPKKRKSIMQLQT encoded by the exons AAAGCAGTGACTCAGGACAGGAACGTGTTCAGCGACGGAAAGACTCGAATTG ATTTTGTCCTGGTGTGGGAGGAGCTTCGGGGTGCTAATGAGAACGACACAGGTAATAGCGCCACCCAGAAAAAGTGGAGGGAACAGTTTCTGAGCAGACTGAGACAAGTAggcctgctgcaggagcag AGGGTGGTCTCCCAGGTCAGGAGGAAGATCCACTTTGTCCTCCTCAGCGCCCCCTGGAATGTCCTCTGTTACTACGCTGAGGAGATCAGTCTCAGAGCGCCCCTCCAG GTGGTCACCATTCCAATCACTAACTGGTCCGAAAGATTCCTGTCCAAGCTATCCCTCTCCAGTCCACTGTCCCAGAACGTCCCCAACCAACCACCTGACTACTACACCTGTCAGTTCAGGACCAACAAGCTGGAGAG GTTCCTGGGAAGTGACAACAAAGAGACGTTCTTTAAGACCACCCAGAGACACAAAGTG ctgTATGAGATCCTGGCCAGAACTCCGTACGGTTCTGTGAACCGGGGCGAGGTGGGCATCGACCGGCTGATCAGTGAGGAAGTCTTCACGGCAGCGTACCCACTGCACGAG GGGGACTACAGGATGCCGGACGACCCAGTGCCCCTAAAGTCTTTAGGACTGAGGCAGATCCTGCATGAGTACTGGTCCAAGTGGTCCTGCTGGAGATGCTACCAACCTCTGGACCACATAAGGGAATATTTTGGGGAAAAGATAGCTCTCTACTTTGCATGGATCG GTTTCTACACTGCCTGGCTGCTGCCTGCTTCTCTGATTGGGACTCTGGTCTTCCTGTTGGGTTTTGTGCTTGTGTCCTCCGATGTCCCAGC GAAGGAGCTGTGCGAGAGCAAAGACTCTTTCATCATGTGTCCTCTCTGCGACATCTGCTCCACCTGGAACTATTCCAGCATCTGCTTCACCTATAAG GCGGGTCTCCTGTTTGACAACTGGGGGACAGTGTTTCTCAGCTTCTTCATGTCTTTGTGGGCCGTCACCTTCCTGGAGTACTGGAAGAGAACTTGTTCAACTCTTTCCCACCGCTGGGACTGCACCGACTTGGAGGACATTGAG GAGTGTCCACGTCCAGAGTTCTCGGCCATGGCGCCGATGACCACGAGGAACCCGATCACTGGGGCCGAGGAACCTTACTTTCCTGAGAATAAACGCTTCCGCAGAACTGTGACTGGATGCATGGTCATCATTATCATG GTTGCAGTGGTCCTGATGTTCCTCATTGCCATTATTTTGTATCGAACCATCATCAGTGTCGTCATCTACAAGACAGTTAGAACTAACAGTTTCTTCGGCATATCT GCTGTGACGATAGCCAGCCTCTCAGGGTCAGTGTTGAACCTGCTTGTTATCCTCATGCTGTCCAAGATTTACACCACGCTGGCCGACATCCTCACACGCTGGG AGATGCATCGCACTCAAACCAAATATGAAGACATGTTCATCCTCAAAGTTTTCATATTCCAGTTTGTGAACTTCTACTCAACTCCAGTCTACATCGCCTTCTTCAAAGGCAg GTTCGTTGGTTACCCTGGAATGTACAAAACTCTGTTTGGAATTCGCAATGAAGAT TGTGGAGTCGGCGGGTGTCTTATTGACCTGGCTCAGGAGCTGCTGATCATCATGGTGGGAAAACAGATCATCAACAACATCGAGGAGTTCGTCTCCCC GAAGGTTAAGGTGTGgtggcagagaaacaaaatgcatcCTCTCCTGACGAACAAGGCTCAGACGATGATGAACGTTTCTCCTTGGGAGGCAGATTACGACCTGCTGGTCTGTGAGGGACTCTTCGGTGAATATCTGGAGATGG TGCTTCAGTTTGGTTTCATCACCATCTTTGTGGCGGCGTGTCCTCTCGCTCCTCTCTTCGCTCTCATGAACAACTGGGTGGAAATCCGTTTGGACGCTCAGAAGTTTGTGACTCAATACCGCCGCCCGGTGGTGGAGCGAGCTCAGAACATCGGCATCTGGTTTCCCATCCTGCAGTTCATCACACACATAGCCGTCATCAGCAAC GCTTTTCTCATTGCCTTCACCTCGTCCTTTGTGCCTCGGCTGTACTACCGTTACACCAGAAACAACACCCTGAGCGGCTTCGTTAACTTCACCCTGTCAACAGCCCCAGAGAGCTACATCCAGCAGCACCACAACATCTCCTGCAG GTATCGAGGTATCAAGGATGAGAAAGGTGACCACCTGCCGGAGTTCTATGAACTCCTTGTTATACGACTTAGCTGTGTCATCATCTTTGAG CATGTGGTCTTTTTCATCCACCGACTAATCGACTTGATAGTTCCTGACATCCCTGAAGACGTGGAGCTTAAGATGAAGAGGGAGCACTACATGGCTAAACAGGCGCTGGCTGAGAATAAG GCTTTAGGGAAAACCTCTATTGCAAACGATAAGGACGTTGTGTCAGGCGACATGCATCATCGTGGATCCAGAGGCCTAATACAATGGAATGACAGTCAATCACCAAGTCTGAAGAAGGTCCCAAAAAAACGGAAATCCATCATGCAGCTGCAGACCTGA
- the LOC102220284 gene encoding anoctamin-7-like isoform X4 → MRTTQRVVSQVRRKIHFVLLSAPWNVLCYYAEEISLRAPLQVVTIPITNWSERFLSKLSLSSPLSQNVPNQPPDYYTCQFRTNKLERFLGSDNKETFFKTTQRHKVLYEILARTPYGSVNRGEVGIDRLISEEVFTAAYPLHEGDYRMPDDPVPLKSLGLRQILHEYWSKWSCWRCYQPLDHIREYFGEKIALYFAWIGFYTAWLLPASLIGTLVFLLGFVLVSSDVPAKELCESKDSFIMCPLCDICSTWNYSSICFTYKAGLLFDNWGTVFLSFFMSLWAVTFLEYWKRTCSTLSHRWDCTDLEDIEECPRPEFSAMAPMTTRNPITGAEEPYFPENKRFRRTVTGCMVIIIMVAVVLMFLIAIILYRTIISVVIYKTVRTNSFFGISAVTIASLSGSVLNLLVILMLSKIYTTLADILTRWEMHRTQTKYEDMFILKVFIFQFVNFYSTPVYIAFFKGRFVGYPGMYKTLFGIRNEDCGVGGCLIDLAQELLIIMVGKQIINNIEEFVSPKVKVWWQRNKMHPLLTNKAQTMMNVSPWEADYDLLVCEGLFGEYLEMVLQFGFITIFVAACPLAPLFALMNNWVEIRLDAQKFVTQYRRPVVERAQNIGIWFPILQFITHIAVISNAFLIAFTSSFVPRLYYRYTRNNTLSGFVNFTLSTAPESYIQQHHNISCRYRGIKDEKGDHLPEFYELLVIRLSCVIIFEHVVFFIHRLIDLIVPDIPEDVELKMKREHYMAKQALAENKALGKTSIANDKDVVSGDMHHRGSRGLIQWNDSQSPSLKKVPKKRKSIMQLQT, encoded by the exons ATGAGAACGACACAG AGGGTGGTCTCCCAGGTCAGGAGGAAGATCCACTTTGTCCTCCTCAGCGCCCCCTGGAATGTCCTCTGTTACTACGCTGAGGAGATCAGTCTCAGAGCGCCCCTCCAG GTGGTCACCATTCCAATCACTAACTGGTCCGAAAGATTCCTGTCCAAGCTATCCCTCTCCAGTCCACTGTCCCAGAACGTCCCCAACCAACCACCTGACTACTACACCTGTCAGTTCAGGACCAACAAGCTGGAGAG GTTCCTGGGAAGTGACAACAAAGAGACGTTCTTTAAGACCACCCAGAGACACAAAGTG ctgTATGAGATCCTGGCCAGAACTCCGTACGGTTCTGTGAACCGGGGCGAGGTGGGCATCGACCGGCTGATCAGTGAGGAAGTCTTCACGGCAGCGTACCCACTGCACGAG GGGGACTACAGGATGCCGGACGACCCAGTGCCCCTAAAGTCTTTAGGACTGAGGCAGATCCTGCATGAGTACTGGTCCAAGTGGTCCTGCTGGAGATGCTACCAACCTCTGGACCACATAAGGGAATATTTTGGGGAAAAGATAGCTCTCTACTTTGCATGGATCG GTTTCTACACTGCCTGGCTGCTGCCTGCTTCTCTGATTGGGACTCTGGTCTTCCTGTTGGGTTTTGTGCTTGTGTCCTCCGATGTCCCAGC GAAGGAGCTGTGCGAGAGCAAAGACTCTTTCATCATGTGTCCTCTCTGCGACATCTGCTCCACCTGGAACTATTCCAGCATCTGCTTCACCTATAAG GCGGGTCTCCTGTTTGACAACTGGGGGACAGTGTTTCTCAGCTTCTTCATGTCTTTGTGGGCCGTCACCTTCCTGGAGTACTGGAAGAGAACTTGTTCAACTCTTTCCCACCGCTGGGACTGCACCGACTTGGAGGACATTGAG GAGTGTCCACGTCCAGAGTTCTCGGCCATGGCGCCGATGACCACGAGGAACCCGATCACTGGGGCCGAGGAACCTTACTTTCCTGAGAATAAACGCTTCCGCAGAACTGTGACTGGATGCATGGTCATCATTATCATG GTTGCAGTGGTCCTGATGTTCCTCATTGCCATTATTTTGTATCGAACCATCATCAGTGTCGTCATCTACAAGACAGTTAGAACTAACAGTTTCTTCGGCATATCT GCTGTGACGATAGCCAGCCTCTCAGGGTCAGTGTTGAACCTGCTTGTTATCCTCATGCTGTCCAAGATTTACACCACGCTGGCCGACATCCTCACACGCTGGG AGATGCATCGCACTCAAACCAAATATGAAGACATGTTCATCCTCAAAGTTTTCATATTCCAGTTTGTGAACTTCTACTCAACTCCAGTCTACATCGCCTTCTTCAAAGGCAg GTTCGTTGGTTACCCTGGAATGTACAAAACTCTGTTTGGAATTCGCAATGAAGAT TGTGGAGTCGGCGGGTGTCTTATTGACCTGGCTCAGGAGCTGCTGATCATCATGGTGGGAAAACAGATCATCAACAACATCGAGGAGTTCGTCTCCCC GAAGGTTAAGGTGTGgtggcagagaaacaaaatgcatcCTCTCCTGACGAACAAGGCTCAGACGATGATGAACGTTTCTCCTTGGGAGGCAGATTACGACCTGCTGGTCTGTGAGGGACTCTTCGGTGAATATCTGGAGATGG TGCTTCAGTTTGGTTTCATCACCATCTTTGTGGCGGCGTGTCCTCTCGCTCCTCTCTTCGCTCTCATGAACAACTGGGTGGAAATCCGTTTGGACGCTCAGAAGTTTGTGACTCAATACCGCCGCCCGGTGGTGGAGCGAGCTCAGAACATCGGCATCTGGTTTCCCATCCTGCAGTTCATCACACACATAGCCGTCATCAGCAAC GCTTTTCTCATTGCCTTCACCTCGTCCTTTGTGCCTCGGCTGTACTACCGTTACACCAGAAACAACACCCTGAGCGGCTTCGTTAACTTCACCCTGTCAACAGCCCCAGAGAGCTACATCCAGCAGCACCACAACATCTCCTGCAG GTATCGAGGTATCAAGGATGAGAAAGGTGACCACCTGCCGGAGTTCTATGAACTCCTTGTTATACGACTTAGCTGTGTCATCATCTTTGAG CATGTGGTCTTTTTCATCCACCGACTAATCGACTTGATAGTTCCTGACATCCCTGAAGACGTGGAGCTTAAGATGAAGAGGGAGCACTACATGGCTAAACAGGCGCTGGCTGAGAATAAG GCTTTAGGGAAAACCTCTATTGCAAACGATAAGGACGTTGTGTCAGGCGACATGCATCATCGTGGATCCAGAGGCCTAATACAATGGAATGACAGTCAATCACCAAGTCTGAAGAAGGTCCCAAAAAAACGGAAATCCATCATGCAGCTGCAGACCTGA
- the LOC102220284 gene encoding anoctamin-7-like isoform X2, translating to MKSRGDKIEDSSTLIAMETTSEINYGSTTKKAVTQDRNVFSDGKTRIDFVLVWEELRGANENDTGNSATQKKWREQFLSRLRQVGLLQEQRVVSQVRRKIHFVLLSAPWNVLCYYAEEISLRAPLQVVTIPITNWSERFLSKLSLSSPLSQNVPNQPPDYYTCQFRTNKLERFLGSDNKETFFKTTQRHKVLYEILARTPYGSVNRGEVGIDRLISEEVFTAAYPLHEGDYRMPDDPVPLKSLGLRQILHEYWSKWSCWRCYQPLDHIREYFGEKIALYFAWIGFYTAWLLPASLIGTLVFLLGFVLVSSDVPAKELCESKDSFIMCPLCDICSTWNYSSICFTYKAGLLFDNWGTVFLSFFMSLWAVTFLEYWKRTCSTLSHRWDCTDLEDIEECPRPEFSAMAPMTTRNPITGAEEPYFPENKRFRRTVTGCMVIIIMVAVVLMFLIAIILYRTIISVVIYKTVRTNSFFGISAVTIASLSGSVLNLLVILMLSKIYTTLADILTRWEMHRTQTKYEDMFILKVFIFQFVNFYSTPVYIAFFKGRFVGYPGMYKTLFGIRNEDCGVGGCLIDLAQELLIIMVGKQIINNIEEFVSPKVKVWWQRNKMHPLLTNKAQTMMNVSPWEADYDLLVCEGLFVLLFSVLQFGFITIFVAACPLAPLFALMNNWVEIRLDAQKFVTQYRRPVVERAQNIGIWFPILQFITHIAVISNAFLIAFTSSFVPRLYYRYTRNNTLSGFVNFTLSTAPESYIQQHHNISCRYRGIKDEKGDHLPEFYELLVIRLSCVIIFEHVVFFIHRLIDLIVPDIPEDVELKMKREHYMAKQALAENKALGKTSIANDKDVVSGDMHHRGSRGLIQWNDSQSPSLKKVPKKRKSIMQLQT from the exons AAAGCAGTGACTCAGGACAGGAACGTGTTCAGCGACGGAAAGACTCGAATTG ATTTTGTCCTGGTGTGGGAGGAGCTTCGGGGTGCTAATGAGAACGACACAGGTAATAGCGCCACCCAGAAAAAGTGGAGGGAACAGTTTCTGAGCAGACTGAGACAAGTAggcctgctgcaggagcag AGGGTGGTCTCCCAGGTCAGGAGGAAGATCCACTTTGTCCTCCTCAGCGCCCCCTGGAATGTCCTCTGTTACTACGCTGAGGAGATCAGTCTCAGAGCGCCCCTCCAG GTGGTCACCATTCCAATCACTAACTGGTCCGAAAGATTCCTGTCCAAGCTATCCCTCTCCAGTCCACTGTCCCAGAACGTCCCCAACCAACCACCTGACTACTACACCTGTCAGTTCAGGACCAACAAGCTGGAGAG GTTCCTGGGAAGTGACAACAAAGAGACGTTCTTTAAGACCACCCAGAGACACAAAGTG ctgTATGAGATCCTGGCCAGAACTCCGTACGGTTCTGTGAACCGGGGCGAGGTGGGCATCGACCGGCTGATCAGTGAGGAAGTCTTCACGGCAGCGTACCCACTGCACGAG GGGGACTACAGGATGCCGGACGACCCAGTGCCCCTAAAGTCTTTAGGACTGAGGCAGATCCTGCATGAGTACTGGTCCAAGTGGTCCTGCTGGAGATGCTACCAACCTCTGGACCACATAAGGGAATATTTTGGGGAAAAGATAGCTCTCTACTTTGCATGGATCG GTTTCTACACTGCCTGGCTGCTGCCTGCTTCTCTGATTGGGACTCTGGTCTTCCTGTTGGGTTTTGTGCTTGTGTCCTCCGATGTCCCAGC GAAGGAGCTGTGCGAGAGCAAAGACTCTTTCATCATGTGTCCTCTCTGCGACATCTGCTCCACCTGGAACTATTCCAGCATCTGCTTCACCTATAAG GCGGGTCTCCTGTTTGACAACTGGGGGACAGTGTTTCTCAGCTTCTTCATGTCTTTGTGGGCCGTCACCTTCCTGGAGTACTGGAAGAGAACTTGTTCAACTCTTTCCCACCGCTGGGACTGCACCGACTTGGAGGACATTGAG GAGTGTCCACGTCCAGAGTTCTCGGCCATGGCGCCGATGACCACGAGGAACCCGATCACTGGGGCCGAGGAACCTTACTTTCCTGAGAATAAACGCTTCCGCAGAACTGTGACTGGATGCATGGTCATCATTATCATG GTTGCAGTGGTCCTGATGTTCCTCATTGCCATTATTTTGTATCGAACCATCATCAGTGTCGTCATCTACAAGACAGTTAGAACTAACAGTTTCTTCGGCATATCT GCTGTGACGATAGCCAGCCTCTCAGGGTCAGTGTTGAACCTGCTTGTTATCCTCATGCTGTCCAAGATTTACACCACGCTGGCCGACATCCTCACACGCTGGG AGATGCATCGCACTCAAACCAAATATGAAGACATGTTCATCCTCAAAGTTTTCATATTCCAGTTTGTGAACTTCTACTCAACTCCAGTCTACATCGCCTTCTTCAAAGGCAg GTTCGTTGGTTACCCTGGAATGTACAAAACTCTGTTTGGAATTCGCAATGAAGAT TGTGGAGTCGGCGGGTGTCTTATTGACCTGGCTCAGGAGCTGCTGATCATCATGGTGGGAAAACAGATCATCAACAACATCGAGGAGTTCGTCTCCCC GAAGGTTAAGGTGTGgtggcagagaaacaaaatgcatcCTCTCCTGACGAACAAGGCTCAGACGATGATGAACGTTTCTCCTTGGGAGGCAGATTACGACCTGCTGGTCTGTGAGGGACTCTTCG TGCTGCTCTTCTCAGTGCTTCAGTTTGGTTTCATCACCATCTTTGTGGCGGCGTGTCCTCTCGCTCCTCTCTTCGCTCTCATGAACAACTGGGTGGAAATCCGTTTGGACGCTCAGAAGTTTGTGACTCAATACCGCCGCCCGGTGGTGGAGCGAGCTCAGAACATCGGCATCTGGTTTCCCATCCTGCAGTTCATCACACACATAGCCGTCATCAGCAAC GCTTTTCTCATTGCCTTCACCTCGTCCTTTGTGCCTCGGCTGTACTACCGTTACACCAGAAACAACACCCTGAGCGGCTTCGTTAACTTCACCCTGTCAACAGCCCCAGAGAGCTACATCCAGCAGCACCACAACATCTCCTGCAG GTATCGAGGTATCAAGGATGAGAAAGGTGACCACCTGCCGGAGTTCTATGAACTCCTTGTTATACGACTTAGCTGTGTCATCATCTTTGAG CATGTGGTCTTTTTCATCCACCGACTAATCGACTTGATAGTTCCTGACATCCCTGAAGACGTGGAGCTTAAGATGAAGAGGGAGCACTACATGGCTAAACAGGCGCTGGCTGAGAATAAG GCTTTAGGGAAAACCTCTATTGCAAACGATAAGGACGTTGTGTCAGGCGACATGCATCATCGTGGATCCAGAGGCCTAATACAATGGAATGACAGTCAATCACCAAGTCTGAAGAAGGTCCCAAAAAAACGGAAATCCATCATGCAGCTGCAGACCTGA